The DNA segment GCAGCTCAAACTGAACAGAGATCGATTTGCGCAGGATTTCGCCTGACTGTTTCGAGAGCAGCTCTTCAATATTATTGTAGTTATAGCTGACCTGAGAATTGGTACGGTTGGTGGTATCTTGTTTAATTTCAGGATTGACAGGAGCTCCACTTGCCGGAGTTCCACCAGGTCTATTTCCATCTGAACCAGCGGAACCTTGGGTGGAACCAGAAGGCGTAGTCGCAGAGGTTTCACCCACAGTACGCTCAGCCACCTTGGTCAGCACATCCTGTCCATTGGCATCTTTCATAACCACGGGCTCATGTTTACGGGCACGGGTCTGAACACGATCAAAATTGGGAACGACTTCAGCTGTAGCTTTGACCTTGCCAGGCCCCAAGACCTGCTCAAGCATCAAAATGACTTTGTTTTCAAGCTGCTGTTCCATTTGGCGTTTGATACGCAGTTGTTCCTGCAGTTGTTTGTTGAGCTTCTTGCCAGAATCTTCGCCATACAGGCCTTCCTGACCTTCAGCCAAAACCTGACCGGCATTATCTACCACGGTCACATTGCCGGGTTTCAGGCCAGGGGTGGCACTGGCGATCAAATGGGTAATGGCCTGAACATATTCAGGCTTAAAACCACCGGCGCCATCAAATTCCAAAAGCACAGACGCAGTGGTGGGCAATTGTTCTTCAGAGAAGAGAGAAGCCTCAGGGACCACAATATTAACACGGGCGTCTTTGATACCTTCAAAACGGCCGACCAAACGGGACAAATGTCCATCACGGGCGCGTTGCAGAGCCACACGTTTTTCAAAGTCGGTGCTGATAAAGCTCTGTTTATCAAAGATTTCATATCCGACCACGCCACTTCCAGGCATGTTCTTTTGGGCCAATTTAACCAAAGCATCTTCAGCTTTGTCTTTGGGAACCCGTACAGAGGTTCCATTGTCGGCCAGTTTTACAGGAATCCGGTATTCAGTTTCCAGATAGTCCTTGGCATTTCCTGCCTCGGCCATGGGCAAATTGCGGTAAATGGTTCTGAAACCATCATCCTTTTCTTCACCATTGCCACGCATAAACAAGAAGGCCAGCAACCCAACTACCAGGACAGCAGCGCCGATCAGTACGCCAATACGTACATTCGGCGGCAAATTGCCCAGGAAGCCCCCTCCTACGGCTTGATCATCAACGGCCATTCTAAATTCTCCCTTCTCAGATTCGCTCGCTTAAGGTTCAGGTTGCTATACCTGCATATTCATCAAAGTTTGATAGGCGGTCGTGAGTTTCGTCATCACGGTAGATGCCATGGTGACCATGGTATCCATTTTTGCGCCAGCGACCTGAATGGAGTGGATATCCACGTCCTTGCCCATTAACAGGTCCGTCATCAATTTTTCACTTTCAGATTCAGCGTCATTGGTTTCTTTAATGGCGCTATTCAATACTTCCACAAACGAGGAGCGCTTGGCTGTGATCTCGTCCTTGGGAAGTTCAAAACTCATGGGCATCAGGCTTTCTTTAACCTGAAGATCTCCTGGGAAAAAAGATTGCAGTGCGGAAATGCTTCCTACAGTACTCATTTAAAAGACTCCTTATTTCCCGATTTCAAGGGCTTTGTTAATCATCGACTTGGCAGCGTTGGTTACCTGAACATTGGCGTCATAAGCACGCTGAGCGGCAATCATATCTACCATTTCCTTCACCACGCTGACATTGGGCAATGAAACATAGCCTTCCTGATCGGCATCGGGGTGACCGGGCATATAGACCACACGCAGGGGAGAGGGATCTTCAACCACCCCCTTCATGGCCACACCCCGCCCTTTGGGCTTGGAGGTTTCAGGGTCCATCATATCGTCCATAATCGCGCCAGTAATGGTATTGCCCATTTGCGCTGCGCTGCGCTCATCCCAGTCATCACCGCTTTCCATGGCATCTTGAAGTGCCTGTTGAAAAACTGGAATACGGCGGCGGAAAGGACCGCCTTCGACTGTACGGGTGCTGTTGGCATTGGAAATATTGCCTGCAATCGTATCCAGCCAGAAACGATTGGCCACCATCCCCGTGGCGCTCGTATTGATAACATCAAATAAACTCATACTGACCCATCCCCTCTCTTATCGGTTCGAAATAATGGTTTTCAAGGTACGGAACTCACCTGAAATCGAGCTGACCAAAACATTATAGAAGGAGGTGTTTTTGATCATTTTACCCATTTCAATTTCAGGACTGACATTGTTGCCGTCCTGGCGAGGTGTTCCCTTGATTTCTTCAATCTTGGGCTGAACGGCAGAAATCTGGTCTGCACGGCTCAACGATTTTTCAGCTTGTGCACGGGGGTCTAAAGGCACCCCACCCGCTTCAGAGCCTTCAAACATTTTACTGAATTTGGTGCTTCCCAAAGAGAAGCCGACGCCCAAGTCCGTTTCATAACGTTGACCTTCAAGGAAGAGCTCATCAAGGCTCAAATTTTGCAGTAACTGCTCGTTGATACTGCTGGTTTTCATTTCCTCAGTCAAGTCAGGCCCTTCATCTTTGGCGCTCTGCTTAATTCTATCCAAGGCGTCTGCAAAAGAGACTTCAGCCCCTTTAAAACCAGGGGTATTGATATTTGAAATATTATCGGCAATTACCTTGTGACGGGTGGTTGTCACATCGAGCATTTTCTCGGTAAAAGCCATCAAAGGACTGAATAAGACCATTTTGCTCCTCCTACATGGTTAAAAAATCATCTACTGATTTGCGCTTGCCTAATTTCATGCGCAACTGTTCCAGGGCCCGCTTATGAATACGGCTGACCCAAGACTCCGACAAACCCAACCGTTTGCCAATCTCATTAAAAGGCAACTGCTGAAAATAATACAGCTTTAAGGTTGTACGCTCCTGGTTCGGTAATTGTTCAATCACCCAGGTCAGGGTTTTCTGCAATTGCTCAAACTCAATATCGCGTTGAACCGAATCTGAATCACCCAACTGATTCAGCAAATTAAAACTCTCATCGCCGTCTGAGCCTGTTGGGGCATCCAGAGACAAGATATAACTGTAAGCCAAGCGTGTGACTTGGCTGAACAGGTTAGCGGAATCTGTTTCCACATCTTCCGGGTCTTCATAGACCACTTCATCCTGATTCTTCGGAGCCTTGGGCAATTTGGGTAAATTGTCCAAAATCGCTCCCTTGATATAGTAGGTTGCGAAGGTTTCAAATTTAACCCCACGTCCGGGATCAAACCGCTCAATCGCCAACAACAAACCAACTACACCATCACTGACCAGGTCGTTGAAGTCATAATGCTTTGGCAACTTCATCGACAGCCGACGGGCAATCGAACGTACCAGCGGCATATAGCGCTTTACGGCATCGCTGCTGTTCGTTGGTGCGTTGGGGACAGTACTCATTGTCTCTGCGCCCATCTAGCTCTTCGACACATCCCGATTGGTCATCTTGCCTATTTTATCATTCCCGCCTGTTCAATTTATAGATTTCTTCCATAATCTGACTCGAATTGTCTATGGAAGCGGGGTTTTCTATTTCAAAACCCTCTGTACGGGTATCCAACCGGCCCAAAGTACGTGGCGCATTCACCAAAGGATTGGCTTCAAAACCTACAGTACGGGCATCAAATTTACCGGTAATACTTGCGGCATTTTCAGGAATTGCATTCGCAATAGCTTCCTGCCCACCGGTCAATTGTTTTAACATTTCCTGGGCCAGACCAGCCCCCTGTGAAGAGGCCAATTCTTTGCCAATTTCCTGATCCATAAAGCCCATCAGCATATTGACGTGGGGTCCACTGAAGAGACCATCTTCTTCATTGCTGGAGTTTTCACGCATTTGTGAAAACATATAGGCATAGAGCATGCCCACAAAATCCTTACTGGTTTCAGCCAGATTGGGGGTACGCGCAGTAGGAGCCATGGCTGCAATAGAGTTTTCTCCAAAGCCAGTGCTGAGAGAACCTACCAAAGGTACATTATCAATCATGTGTAAGTCCTCCTATTGAATTTCCAGATGGGCATTGAGTGCGCCACTGGCTTTAATCATTTGTAAGACGGTAATCAAGTCACGGGGAGGTACACCCAGTGAATTGAGAGACTTCACCAACTGACCCACTGTAGAGCCCTTGACCAGCACCAGGGTATCGCCTTTGTGCTCTTCATAGCTGATTGAGGTATTGGTCACCGATTCAGTGGAGCCTTGAGAAAGAGGATTGGGCTGAGAAACCGTCGTGACCGCATCTACTTTCACAATCAGACCGCCATGGGCAATCGAGACAGGCCCAATGCTGACATTCTGACCAATCACAATTGTTCCGGTACGTTCATCCATTACCACCTTAGCAGCTCCATTTTGAGGAGAGAGCGTCAGATTTTCAATTCGCGCAATCAGCTCGGGAACATTGTTACGGTAAGTGGAAGTCACAAAAACCCGAACCGTAGAAGCATCTACGGCCTTGGCATTGCCCAAGAGGTTTTTATTGATTTTGTCTGACAGTTCAGTCGCCGTCGTAAAGTCGGGATTGATCAAATAAGCTTCAATATAGCCATTTTCATCCATCAAGGTCACAGGAATTTCTTTTTCAACAATCGCCCCATTGGGAATCCGACCAATGGTGGTTGCATTCTTGGTAACTGAAGCTCCCTGCTCTGTCGAAACACCAAAGCCGCCCAAAGAAATGGGCCCTTGGGCAACCGCATAGATGCGGCCATCGGCACCGCGCAAAGGCGTTTGCAAAAGAAAGCCATTCTGAAGGCTCTTGGCATCCCCCAAAGAGGAAACCGTGACATCAATCAGTTGGCCTGGCTTGGCAAAAGGAGGGATATTCACCGTGACCATCACAGAAGCAACATTCTTCGGACGCATTGAGCCTTCAGGCATCTGGGGCAAGCCAAAACGCTCAAGCATATTGACCATCGCACGACGCATATAAGGAATCGCGTTGGCAGAGTCGCCAGAACCGTCAAGACCAGTAATCAATCCAAAGCCTTGCAATTGGTTGTAGCGGGCGCCGCGGAAATTCACAACGTCTTTCACACGCACAGAAGTGGGGGGAACCACATCCATAATCGGAGCAGAACGGGCACTGGCCTGCTGCGGAGGATTAACACCCGTAGGATTTTGCTGAGCAAAAGCAGGCAAAACCAGCGTAGTAGCCAGAGCCACTGTCAGTAAGGGAAATATGCGACGGACCATGCTGAATCTCCTTATTAATTAAAGCAGGAAGTTAAAGATACGCGTCATCAGACCCGCTGTAGCACGGGCGCTGACAGGGCCTGTTCCCATGACATCGATACGCATATCTGCAATTCGGGATGAA comes from the bacterium (Candidatus Blackallbacteria) CG13_big_fil_rev_8_21_14_2_50_49_14 genome and includes:
- the fliF gene encoding flagellar M-ring protein FliF; translated protein: MAVDDQAVGGGFLGNLPPNVRIGVLIGAAVLVVGLLAFLFMRGNGEEKDDGFRTIYRNLPMAEAGNAKDYLETEYRIPVKLADNGTSVRVPKDKAEDALVKLAQKNMPGSGVVGYEIFDKQSFISTDFEKRVALQRARDGHLSRLVGRFEGIKDARVNIVVPEASLFSEEQLPTTASVLLEFDGAGGFKPEYVQAITHLIASATPGLKPGNVTVVDNAGQVLAEGQEGLYGEDSGKKLNKQLQEQLRIKRQMEQQLENKVILMLEQVLGPGKVKATAEVVPNFDRVQTRARKHEPVVMKDANGQDVLTKVAERTVGETSATTPSGSTQGSAGSDGNRPGGTPASGAPVNPEIKQDTTNRTNSQVSYNYNNIEELLSKQSGEILRKSISVQFELPVVAEGEEAAEGGPPPITREDVEEMVKKAVNYDETAKDQIYVRQVKFDTTVYDKLKAEMEKAREKTPMWVFILIGLGGLVIGAGIGGALLGKKKAAAAEQFAAGVPQYAAIPGAPPPGMPGMPGLPGAEGVPGLPAAPGMPPMPAQQAQEVSRAPIMPPTPDNPFGFLQGVTPQTVAQLLSTERLPTLVAVLAQLDPGQAEDVINLLNPEIQNEVRSRLSQNPVLPPMTQKMVSQSLKKRLAAMSSGVS
- the flgC gene encoding flagellar basal body rod protein FlgC, with amino-acid sequence MSLFDVINTSATGMVANRFWLDTIAGNISNANSTRTVEGGPFRRRIPVFQQALQDAMESGDDWDERSAAQMGNTITGAIMDDMMDPETSKPKGRGVAMKGVVEDPSPLRVVYMPGHPDADQEGYVSLPNVSVVKEMVDMIAAQRAYDANVQVTNAAKSMINKALEIGK
- the flgI gene encoding flagellar biosynthesis protein FlgA (part of the basal body which consists of four rings L, P, S, and M mounted on a central rod; Bradyrhizobium has one thick flagellum and several thin flagella; the Bradyrhizobium protein in this cluster is associated with the thin flagella); translation: MVRRIFPLLTVALATTLVLPAFAQQNPTGVNPPQQASARSAPIMDVVPPTSVRVKDVVNFRGARYNQLQGFGLITGLDGSGDSANAIPYMRRAMVNMLERFGLPQMPEGSMRPKNVASVMVTVNIPPFAKPGQLIDVTVSSLGDAKSLQNGFLLQTPLRGADGRIYAVAQGPISLGGFGVSTEQGASVTKNATTIGRIPNGAIVEKEIPVTLMDENGYIEAYLINPDFTTATELSDKINKNLLGNAKAVDASTVRVFVTSTYRNNVPELIARIENLTLSPQNGAAKVVMDERTGTIVIGQNVSIGPVSIAHGGLIVKVDAVTTVSQPNPLSQGSTESVTNTSISYEEHKGDTLVLVKGSTVGQLVKSLNSLGVPPRDLITVLQMIKASGALNAHLEIQ